The Ammoniphilus oxalaticus genome contains a region encoding:
- a CDS encoding MBL fold metallo-hydrolase, with translation MTKPTLVTVDELKIMIVMDNTIDVFMAGAEHAQRFDCATLHTAVGLSPLIAEHGFCATIQVKKGEQTQTVLLDTGVSPNGVLHNMRTLGIELGEMQAIALSHGHADHTLGLPGLIDRFGESRAIPLVAHPDAFLERKVIFPDGREMCFSPPLELNQLDPNKIEVRKETGPTTLVDQAVLVTGQIPRQTSFENGFPFHYTKREGVWENDPLILDDQALVVHVEGKGLVIITGCGHAGIINTIRYAQELTGVEKIHAVIGGFHLTGGFFEKIIPDTITEFKKIKPDYLVPGHCTGWYAIQQIAQHLPDAFIPNNVGTLLRFSAE, from the coding sequence ATGACGAAACCGACGTTGGTAACAGTCGACGAGTTAAAAATAATGATTGTGATGGACAATACAATTGATGTGTTTATGGCGGGGGCGGAACATGCGCAACGTTTTGATTGCGCTACGCTTCATACAGCGGTGGGCTTGTCACCATTGATTGCTGAGCACGGTTTTTGCGCCACGATTCAAGTGAAAAAAGGGGAGCAAACGCAAACGGTTTTATTGGACACAGGGGTCAGCCCGAACGGCGTGTTGCATAACATGCGAACGCTCGGGATCGAACTCGGCGAAATGCAAGCGATTGCGCTCAGTCATGGTCACGCTGATCATACGCTTGGCTTGCCTGGATTAATCGATCGTTTTGGCGAAAGTCGGGCGATTCCACTTGTCGCTCATCCAGACGCTTTTTTGGAACGAAAAGTGATTTTTCCGGATGGTCGCGAAATGTGTTTTTCACCGCCGCTTGAGCTCAATCAGCTCGACCCGAACAAAATAGAAGTCCGCAAAGAAACGGGTCCTACGACGCTGGTGGATCAAGCGGTCCTCGTGACAGGACAAATCCCGCGCCAAACTTCGTTTGAAAATGGCTTTCCATTTCACTACACAAAACGCGAAGGCGTGTGGGAAAATGATCCGCTAATCCTTGATGATCAAGCGCTTGTCGTTCATGTTGAGGGGAAAGGACTCGTGATCATTACAGGCTGCGGCCACGCGGGTATTATCAACACGATTCGCTATGCGCAAGAGTTGACAGGAGTGGAAAAGATTCATGCCGTCATCGGCGGCTTCCATTTAACTGGCGGTTTTTTTGAAAAGATCATTCCCGACACGATCACCGAATTCAAAAAAATCAAGCCAGACTACCTCGTTCCAGGTCATTGCACGGGTTGGTACGCCATCCAGCAAATAGCCCAACATCTCCCTGACGCTTTTATCCCAAACAACGTCGGTACCTTGTTGCGATTTAGCGCGGAATAA
- a CDS encoding CBO0543 family protein yields MILKKTLLLFVTLFSIAGACMIARHNWRRYGALYFTSAVVGSLLCLLFVQFNFYSFPVTLIPNVPIPLTQMFTALPLLVLLGVRYSPTRWPWKIPFYWAFVHIIMLLETMFLYKPKLIRYEKYWDVWTSYTWWWIFMLVFEWVGGNIVPREDRNPIRARSFRYGRWAWTVLHFIVIITIFLGGFYLGRVL; encoded by the coding sequence ATGATTCTGAAAAAGACGCTTCTCTTGTTTGTCACTCTGTTCAGCATAGCTGGCGCATGTATGATTGCGCGGCATAATTGGAGACGATACGGCGCCCTTTATTTTACAAGCGCTGTCGTTGGCAGCCTTCTTTGTTTGTTGTTTGTGCAATTCAATTTTTATTCCTTCCCCGTGACCTTGATTCCGAACGTTCCTATTCCACTCACACAAATGTTTACGGCTCTCCCACTTTTGGTCCTGTTAGGCGTTCGCTACAGCCCGACTCGATGGCCGTGGAAAATCCCCTTTTACTGGGCGTTTGTCCATATCATTATGTTGTTAGAAACGATGTTCCTCTATAAACCAAAACTCATTCGGTACGAAAAATATTGGGATGTCTGGACCTCCTATACGTGGTGGTGGATATTTATGCTGGTGTTTGAGTGGGTCGGTGGTAACATCGTTCCTAGGGAGGACCGTAATCCGATTCGGGCTCGTTCATTCCGTTATGGTCGCTGGGCGTGGACCGTCCTTCATTTTATCGTGATTATAACGATATTTTTAGGCGGATTTTATCTGGGCAGGGTGTTGTGA
- a CDS encoding UDP-glucose dehydrogenase family protein, which yields MKIAVIGTGYVGITTSVSLGELGHELIGVDIDPEKVKKLKQGILPIYEPGVESLIQRQLAAGSLTFTTSLKEALPDAEVIFIAVGTPSLPNGEPDLHYVEAVAREIGTHINDYKVIVNKSTVPVGTADWVRDLIERELERRHVKVEFDVVSNPEFLQEGKALEDARHPDRIVLGSSSQRAKQTMQTVYANVNAPIIHTSPRNAEMIKYASNAILATKISFMNDIAKLCAHLSVDVSEVAKGMGLDQRIGPHFLRAGVGYGGSCFPKDVEALYALGQSAGQEMSILRDTQRINREQPGWVIAQMERELGSLKGKKIALLGLAFKPNTDDLREAPSLKLLPLLHAAGATVRATDPIVTDPVKEQFPKVGIAADAYEAALDADAVLLCTEWASFLKIDWKRIRERMKGDRVFDARNALSIEKVEAAGLRYWGVGRKGSA from the coding sequence ATGAAGATTGCAGTGATCGGCACGGGCTATGTTGGGATAACGACTTCGGTTTCTCTAGGCGAGCTCGGCCACGAACTGATCGGAGTGGATATCGACCCCGAAAAAGTGAAAAAATTAAAGCAGGGTATTCTGCCGATTTATGAGCCCGGCGTAGAATCGTTGATCCAACGTCAACTGGCAGCTGGCTCCCTCACATTTACAACAAGTTTAAAAGAAGCGTTACCTGATGCGGAAGTTATTTTTATCGCAGTTGGTACCCCTTCGCTGCCAAACGGTGAGCCCGATCTTCATTATGTGGAAGCGGTCGCCCGCGAAATAGGAACACATATCAACGATTACAAAGTGATCGTTAATAAAAGCACCGTGCCTGTCGGTACGGCTGATTGGGTTCGCGATTTGATCGAGCGGGAGCTGGAGCGCCGCCATGTAAAGGTCGAATTTGATGTCGTCTCCAATCCAGAATTTTTGCAAGAAGGAAAAGCGTTAGAAGATGCTCGTCATCCTGATCGGATCGTGCTCGGCTCTTCTTCGCAACGCGCGAAACAGACGATGCAAACCGTATATGCTAACGTAAATGCCCCGATTATTCACACTTCACCGCGCAATGCGGAAATGATCAAATACGCTTCCAACGCCATCCTCGCTACAAAAATTTCCTTCATGAATGATATTGCTAAATTGTGCGCTCACTTGTCTGTTGATGTAAGCGAAGTGGCTAAAGGAATGGGATTGGACCAACGAATCGGTCCCCACTTTTTACGAGCGGGTGTCGGATACGGCGGCTCTTGTTTCCCTAAAGATGTTGAAGCGCTCTATGCGCTCGGTCAATCGGCTGGGCAGGAAATGTCCATTTTACGCGATACACAGCGTATTAACCGCGAACAACCGGGCTGGGTTATCGCCCAAATGGAACGCGAGCTCGGCAGTCTAAAAGGTAAAAAAATTGCGTTACTCGGCTTAGCATTCAAACCGAATACGGATGATTTACGCGAAGCGCCTTCCTTAAAGTTGCTCCCGTTGTTGCATGCAGCGGGAGCGACCGTTCGAGCGACCGACCCGATCGTGACCGATCCTGTCAAAGAACAATTTCCCAAGGTGGGGATCGCAGCGGACGCTTACGAGGCGGCCCTAGACGCGGACGCGGTCTTACTTTGCACGGAATGGGCTTCCTTTTTAAAAATTGATTGGAAGAGGATTCGTGAACGGATGAAAGGTGATCGGGTCTTTGACGCTCGAAACGCCTTGTCCATTGAAAAAGTCGAAGCTGCGGGTTTGCGTTATTGGGGTGTAGGGCGAAAGGGTTCTGCCTAA
- a CDS encoding DNA cytosine methyltransferase codes for MNSNSLDGQALKGYTFIDLFAGIGGFHQAFQSFGAECVFASEWDPHAQQTYFENYGIRPAGDITQIEADEIPEHDILCAGFPCQAFSISGKQRGFEDARGTLFFDVARIANFHQPKLLFLENVRQFAKHDGGKTLRTVQTVLDQIGYQVWHTVLNASAFGLPQNRARIYIIAIRKDLNLTSFQFPSPTYEPIRLRDIVLPDQETTAYVIERDDIRIDATKIPSEDAVDQLPLQPIRIGTINKGGQGERIYSDLGHAVTLSAYGGGAGSKTGAYLINGRVRKLAPRECARAQGFSDDFKIPVSDSQAWKQFGNSVPVTVIKQIIAALLQTPDLFDLVGPDFQGAVVETESTHV; via the coding sequence ATGAACAGTAATTCTCTGGATGGACAGGCTTTAAAAGGGTACACATTTATCGATCTGTTCGCGGGGATCGGCGGTTTTCATCAAGCCTTCCAATCTTTTGGGGCGGAGTGTGTGTTTGCTTCTGAATGGGATCCGCATGCGCAACAAACGTATTTTGAAAATTACGGAATACGCCCCGCTGGCGACATCACGCAAATTGAAGCGGATGAAATTCCCGAGCATGATATCTTGTGCGCGGGGTTTCCTTGTCAAGCGTTCAGCATCTCCGGCAAGCAACGGGGATTCGAAGATGCGCGGGGGACCCTCTTTTTTGATGTGGCTCGGATCGCCAACTTTCACCAACCGAAACTGCTTTTTCTAGAAAACGTGCGTCAATTTGCCAAGCACGACGGTGGAAAAACGTTACGTACCGTGCAGACCGTGTTGGATCAAATCGGCTACCAAGTATGGCACACTGTGCTAAACGCGAGTGCATTCGGCTTACCGCAAAATAGAGCAAGAATTTACATCATTGCCATCCGTAAAGATCTCAACCTCACGTCATTCCAATTTCCTTCCCCGACGTATGAACCGATTCGTTTGCGCGATATTGTATTGCCCGATCAAGAAACAACAGCGTATGTGATCGAACGAGACGATATTCGGATCGATGCGACCAAAATCCCGTCTGAAGATGCTGTCGATCAGCTTCCACTGCAACCGATTCGGATTGGAACGATCAACAAAGGGGGGCAAGGCGAGCGCATTTATAGTGACCTCGGTCACGCCGTCACCCTCTCTGCTTATGGCGGTGGGGCCGGCAGCAAAACAGGGGCCTATCTGATCAATGGAAGAGTCCGCAAATTAGCGCCGCGTGAATGCGCCCGCGCCCAAGGTTTCTCCGATGATTTTAAGATTCCTGTAAGCGATAGTCAGGCTTGGAAACAGTTCGGCAACAGCGTCCCCGTCACCGTCATTAAGCAGATCATCGCCGCCCTACTTCAGACGCCCGACTTATTTGACCTTGTGGGGCCAGATTTTCAGGGAGCGGTAGTGGAAACGGAATCCACTCATGTGTAG